TTACAGTCAAATTAGATAAATGTGGTTCTGTATCACTAGCCTAAAATGTATGGATTCTTTGGCTTCTAGTGGCAAATAAAACACCTGTGCCAGAAAATCTAGAAGTGGATGCCCAGGGCAAGAGCTATGTTCTGAAATGGAACTACACATCTCCAAACATGAGCTTCAGAGCACAGTGGCTCCCGTAAGTTCTTTCTTAAATGTTCCTTTACTCGGTCTGCTTTGTGTTCATGCTACTTCTGTATGCAGATGCTTGCACAGAGTAGCTGGCTAAGAGGTGGGTGCGGTGCATTGGGAAGCAGGGACTTTCATTGTATGTTCCCTGCTCCAGGAGCTGAAGAGGCAAATAACAGAGCAAAGAACACCTGATggccacctctggcctctgcatatcCCCGCACATGTACTGGCATATACATCACATGCAGCTTGTGAGCCCACGCTcgagcacacacagacacacacacagagacacacacacagacacacacacacacactggctcaggtgcaaagaaaagaaaaacaatgaggaGGGTGGTTTCATCCAAATGTGCCTTTCTCCTGCATGGTCCTGTGGGCAGAAGCCATCTCTTGAAACTGTAGAGCTGAGGCACCATCTCAGAAGCCATTGGATGAGACTGCCCCAGAGACAGCCAATGCTCCTTATAGCTCAGGCCTTAGCTTAGGCTATTTCTCATCATATAACTTCTTTAACCCATTTGTTCTAATCTAAGTTCTGCTAATGTGGCCCATTAATTACCTCTCCTTTAGTCCTGGTACCTGCTTCTTCCTCAGAGCCTTGCTGACAAatctcccagagttcctttctgcCCAGAAGACCCGTCTTATCCTCTCCTGCTTTGCTATAAGCCATTAAGCTCTTTATTAAACCAGTTAGAAAGTGAGGGGGAAGatgtttacaaaacactgagacaggtgatgcttcataaaataacaataccaaagtctCAAATCTCTGGTAGAGAAGtcaacatttgaataatacaaggataaccTTTACTCAGTGCACGAGAGATTATCTCAACATACAGCCTTTACACCTGTGTTAAGGGTTCATCTCAGAGGTCATGTCTACTACAGAGATGTTAAATTCCATTAATTCAGAATGGCAGATTGGACCCTTAGCTACAGCTTCCAACTCCCCTCCTCTTTGGCAGATATGTACCCTGAGGGCAGCCACTGTTTCTTCAGATCTTGCCCACACTCTATGGAAGGGATCCGAGGAAGTGTGCCCCAAAGGAGAGAGGAGCGTGGGCATGTCCTAGAATATTGCCTGCCATGGTAGGGTGGTGTCCTATTAGAAGAACAGGATATTTGGACAGAGAGAAgcaatttaagaaaacaaaactaaaaaagaacCATTGAGAATTTTGTGGTAGTGTACACTTGCTTTGAGCTGTGGTCTCTGGCCAGGGCTCACCCTTGGTGGGATGTCCTCTGTAATGGATGGCACAGATTTGTGTTATGGGTTCCTGCAGGGCTGTGTCAGCACtctctccagaagggaaaagtCCCATTTGTAGTGCTAGCCAACTTTTGTGACAGAAATGTTCCCATTGTGGCCAGTTCAAAGCTAGCAGCTTGACATCTCTGAACGTGGCCCTGGGGTGAATGCATGCATGTCATGCCATTAGGTAGTGTATTGTAGCATATGATAGCTGAAAGGAGCGTCAAGAGCAGATAAGTTATAACTAGGATTTCTCAACTATGgttactattactgtgatgaatTGCAGTTACCAAAATCAATttgggaggaaatggtttatttcacttacatatccatattgtagtccatcactgagggaagtcaggataggaactcaaatcaagcgggcaggaacctagagcttggaactgacacagaggccatagaggggtgctgcttgctggcttgctcctgagggcttgctcagcctgcttttttttcaGCCCCAGACCACCACCCCAGGTgtctccacacccacagtggactgggtcctcCCCAGTAGGTCACAAATTAACAAAATGCCCTAAAAACTTGACTATTTAGGGGCTGGATgatctggaggcattttctcaaaggaggttccctcctctcaaatgactagcttgtatcaagttcacataaaactaACTAGGACATAGGACAAGGTgggttttgaatatttttagtaAGTTATTTCTGAGTTTGTATATCAGCCTTTTAATAATAACCTGCTTAAAAAATACATTCTACTttgaagagatgacttagcagcAAAAGCACTTACCAGAGTTAGGATCCCTAGAACCCAGGTAAAACCTACAGGTGTGGCAGTACCCAtgatcccagtgcttgagagtCACGCGGAGttctggagcaagctggctagctagactagtcAAATCAGCAAGCTGCAAGTTGTGTAAGATTCTGCGCCTCagtaaagtggagagcaatcAGTCTTCTATTTCATGTCTTCATACCCACTCATGTGCGCCTGCAAACACagtcactcatgtgcacacacatgcacacagtgaagAACACTGCCACTTCACTGGGAATTCCTCACACACTCTGGAGCACCCTTGGCTCTCCTTTGTTGGGATCTGTGTCTCCTCCATTGTACCAGGAGTTCCTGAAGTGGAGAAACTGCTCCCAGGTCCACAGTACTTACTACAGTGTCTGATGTATTATAAACCCTCAGTACATATTGAATGAATTGattgaattgaattttttttttttgatttttgttttcaaagtggCTATTCAAGAAGTAGTTCCGGAAGCCATTCAGATAAATGGAAATCAATACCTACCTGTACAAATGTCCAGACTACGCACTGTGTCTTTTCTCAAGATACTGTCCACACAGGAACGTTCTTTCTCCGTGTACAAGCCTCAGATGGAAATAACACGTCCTTTTGGTCTGAAGAGAAGTTTATTGATTCTCAAATATACAGTAAGCCaagttttctttgagacagtctgatactgtagcccaggctggaactcactgtgtagcccagggtagcttCAAACTCTGAGAGCTGAGGTTGTGGGTGTGGTCCGTGTGGTCAGACATTTACTTGAGAATGTAATTTGTTCACGTAGTGCAAGTCCCGGAAGATTGTCGAAGGTGTCTTAGTGCACAGTTTGTTTGTGTTCTTCCCCAGCTCACCTTCCTCCTCCGGCCATTACTGTCACCCCCATGAGGGACACCTTGCTTGTTTATGTCAACTGTCAGGACAGTTTCAGCAAATGTGATGGACTCATTTATGAAATCATCTTTTGGGAAGATGCTTCCAATACTGAGGTAAAAAGCTACACTGTAACTTTGTGACTTAGCCTCATAATAGTGAACGGGAAAGAAAGTTAGTGGGGGAAGGAGGGTGAGAACAAGCAGTCACAGCCTTCTAATCATGATGGTGGCCTGTCTGCAGGAGAGTGGATGCCTTTTCCATGGTCTGCATGACAGTAGAGATCGCCTGCATCTGGGCCTGACTTTGCTGTGTGTGAGTGAacaggagtgtgtgtgagcatgcatgtgtgtgtgtgtgtgtgtgtgtgtgtatgtgtgtgtgtgtgtgtgtgtgtatgactgtgcatgagtgtatgtgtgaatgtgtgtatacttgtgtgtgtgagtgtatgtgtgcatgtgtgtgcctgggtgaggatgtgagtgtgaatgtgaatgtgtgtgttgacAGTTGCatatgtactgtgtgtgcatCACAAggcacacatggaggccagaggacaagctGTGGAAGTGAGCTCTCTCCTGTCTTAGAACTTCAGGGATTGaattaggtcatcaggctttgtaGCCAGCATCCTTACCCACTTAGGCCATCTTGCTTTTGAACTATATCTTGAGTCTCTTACTGCTGAATTAGAACCATCCTTACCACGATTCCCAAGTGCTCTTCTAAGGCCCAGGCTGCTCTTCTAAGGCCTAGGCACCTTCTCCGCACTGGTGCTACTTGAGCCCGGTAATTCCTATGCTAACATTGTCCTTATTTACAGGATACTTAGCATCACTAAGCTCCTCAGAGTTGTGTCAACCAAGTGTCTACAGGTGTTCTCACATTGAGCTGGCAGCTCAATGGAGACAGAATTAATTCTTAGGAGGCAAAGAGGGTGATGCTGGCAGCCAGCTCTTAGAACTACCCCAGCTAGACTTGGGCCTGGGGGAAAAATGGCGTAGCTGCTGAGTGAGTCCTGGAGTGACTTTGTTACACAGCACTGTTGTAGCCGTGGCTGACCACTACAGACAGGAATGAGAATTCTCCTCCCCTTACAGATGGAGAAGTAGGTGCCAGTGAAATGACTCACACAAAGCAGCATGGCTTTCTGGCAGCTACTGGGAGCAGTGCAGGGCCGGAGGGAGCCCATACTCTTCATACTCTTACCACGATGGCAGTGAAAACAAGCCAGCACACTAGTGCCTATAGAATGAGAATCTGGGTGTATTTATGCTTTCTTATGCAGATTTTTAACAGATTTGGTTATAATGggttatttaaaacaaacttatAATGCTTAGACAACCAAGTAGGTGTTTTGAAGAGACCTTGTGAATAGCAATAAGAATCCAGAAAATCTATATTCTCTATCTGACTTTATGAGGACTGAATTTGATCACTTTTGTTATCTGGTCTATAGAGAAAACTGGTGAAGGAACACCCGGAGTTCACCCTTGAGAACCTGAGGCCACTGACCGTGTACTGTGTTCAAGCCAGAGTGCTCACCACGGCCCCGCAGAATAAGACCAGCAAATTCAGTGAGACGCTGTGTAAAAAAACACATCCAGGTGAGATCTTCTAGATGTCTTTAACTCAGCTGAAAGAGATAAAAATACTGCATTGGGATTTATGAAGAAGTTCTTCTTTGCTTCAAATAGTAGAAAGTGTCCTGAACTACAGGGAATCAAAAGTGAAGCTGCCAGCCAAGGCTTGTAGGTCAGGGAACACGCTTCTGCTGGTGTGGCTCATGCTTACTATTACTGAGTTTTTCATCCATTGTCTGTAATGAGCTTATGGAAGTGGAGTTGTCTGTTGGGAAGGCTTGGATACGCCTGTGCTTGGTCTTGTTTGTATTTTAGTTCCTggaggcaacaggaagagacttAGACGCCGACTGTCTTGCCAGTTGTGCTCTGTGCAGGGCTGGGGACAGCAGCTGTTGAGACCTCCTCTCTGTTCTTACAGTTCATAGCTTGATCTCCAGGGTCAGTTCTCAGGTCTTCTTAACCTGTGACTGACACTGACCAATGCAGTGCACCAAGTGCCCGAAAATGGTTTTCAGGACACTCTGCATTTCCTCTCCTGTGGCTGGTCTCATAAGCAATGTGCTGATGTTCACACTGTTTGTATTTTAGGAAGGTCTTTCATGACCTGGATTATAACTGGATTTGGTACTGTGTTTCTCTTTGTCGTGGCCCTTTATGCTGGGAGGAGCCTCCAGAAATACCTGCATTATGTGTTCTTCCCACCACTCAAGCCTCCGCCCAGTATTGATGAGGTACGTTTCTCTCCTTGTCACCCACTGGGAAACGGGGAGCAAATGTTTGGATTCCGCAGATGGTATTTGCTTTCTTGACATCCAGAAGGTTATTGGACTGGggtggttgtttctgcagaatttTGGTGACATTAGAAAcctggtgtggtagtgcatgcctgtaaaactcaggaaactaaggcaggagatttgcagtgagtttgaagccagtatgAGCTGAGTAGCAGATTccatctccaaaaaacaaaagaggttTAGGCCAGCAGGGCTACAAAGAGGCTCTGCctcaaaccaggcatggtggtggataGAGGGTCAGAGGGCTgctcagtgagaccctgcctcagaaacacATATGAGAATATTAACCAATGACTTAATGCAGAATAGCTGTTGTGTTCAGAAGTGCTCTACGGTAGCTGTAGTCAGCCTCAGGTGCAGCAGCAGGAGTGGAGGTGGACAGCAGGTGACAGACATAGCAGTACTTTTTGGCACTTAGGACACCCCCAGGAAATAACCAAGGAAGCCCTGTCCATTCCGGCTTCCTGTTCCCACACAGGCACTTGATATCAGCGGATAGTCACTAAGGACCTCGGCACCTTCTTGCTCTTCTCCTATGTCCTTATCCCGGGGCTAGAAGGCCAGCTTGCTCCAAGACAGTCAGTGTTGGGGGACACTTGAGATGAACGTGTTTGAATCTGAGACAAGGGCCCTCATTCCCATGGTCTGCTCTCAGCAGCACATGGCCATTTGCTAGTGAAATGTATATTACAATCTGAATAATGTCTCGTCCCTGCCTATTGTGGCATTTTGTCTTGCCGTGTCCCATCCCACATCAGAAATCCTATTATCCATCCGTCTTCACCTGGTGCCCTAGATGAAGTCACAGAAGCTGGAACAACCAAAGCCATGAGTTCCTTtcatggtgcatgtgtgttttgctcAGGACTTCTGCGATGGTAGCACTTGAATTGATGGCACTGAGTAGGGAAGGTCTAACCCTAGAACTTGGGAGCCAGGGTACAACACTGGGCAAGCTCTGTAAGAGAAGCCAGGCCATGAGCTATAAGCACCAAAGGCCCTGAGGTGTAAAAGCCCAAAGCTCAGAGCTCAGCACATGCTTACTGCCTGCTAGAGTTTTAAATTCCCTTTGTGCTGTTAGCTACAGCTGTAACACAGGCTGCAGGGTGACCTTCATCTCTCACTGGGCTGTCACTTCAAAatgtctgtgaccccagcaccCCCACGCCAGCCTTGACAGCACAGTGTCTGCGTAAGGATTCTTCACAGACTTACCCAAAAAAGGCCCTCAGCCTGGTGGCCTCGATGTGCCTTCTGAGCCTTACGGTGCATTCCCGGTGCAGCTCATGTGTTGTAATGCATACTCCAAAAGGTAGGCCATAAAACAAAGAAGCTAGGGCTGCAGaatcaggttttattttattttaaacacctgtcttccttcccttttacTATTAGTTTTTCTCTGAGCCACCTTCAAAAAACCTTCTACTTCTGACTGCTGAGGAGCACACCGAAAGATGCCTCATCATCGAAAACACAGACACGGGTGCTGGAGAAGAAAGTCATGCACCTGAGGAAGATCTCAGGAAGTACAGTtcccagaccagccaggactCAGGAAACTATTCtaatgaagaggaggagagtgTGGGGACTGAGAGCGGCCAAGCTGTACTCTCTACAGCTCCCTGCGGGAGTCCATGGAGCATGTCTTGCCCTTCTGGGACTGTGGAAGACAGCACCTGCTTCTTGGGAAATGAAAAGCATCTTCAGACACAGCCAGCTCTCCACTGCTGACTCAGGCTTGTCAGAGCCTGGAGTACATGTGGATGAGGCAGACGTAACTGAAGGTGGCTGCCAGTGTCTGCTAGCAGCTTAAATCCTAGGGTGCTGTTTGGTGCTACAGATGAGGCTCGCTGCTGCTCAGGCCGTCTGGTGGCTCTCTCAGTGTTCATCCTCTAGGAGACACTTAGAACCTTCAGCTTTTTAATCCTGCCACAGCCCCTCAGTATTTCAAAGGCACTGTTGTCTACAGTAGTGCTTCCTAACCCGTAACTTATCACAGCTGTGGCTTCCAACCAGAAGTCACTGAAACCATGGAGAAAGGGGACACTAAGGATGTCCCCTTTGAGTCAGCGTTGTTTAAGATCCCAGTGTGGCCTGGGTGTGCATGTTGTACTCTAGTACTTGTAGGACCAGAAAATGCCAGGGACAAAAAAAGAGGCATGAATCATTCAGTAAGAGAGAAGCTAGTGAACTTGATGAAAAAGCACACCTTGTATAGTCAGTGTTTGTATGAACGCCTGTGTGGGCAGTCAGTGTTTGTATGAACGCCTGTGTGGACAGTCAGTGTTTGTATGAACGCCTGTGTGGACAGTCAGTGTTTGTATGAACGCCTGTGTGGGCAGTCAGTGTTTGTATGAACGCCTGTGTGGACAGTCAGTGTTTGTATGAACGCCTGTGTGGACAGTCAGTGTTTGTATGAACGCCTGTGTGGACAGTCAGTGTTTGTATGAACGCCTGTGTAGACAGTCAGTGTTTGTATGAACGCCTGGGTGGACAGTCAGTGTTTGTATGAACGCCTGGGTGGGACTCTGCAGCCTTTTTGTGATACTTGAGAAACCCAGGCTGACCCCTTCTCTGTCCAGCAATATTCAAGTCCCCTTCCCAGCTCCatgtacttaaaaaaacaaagtgttGGATACTAAGGTGAAGGAACAGTGTTGACTGCATACTGTTGCCTGTAGGTGCCTATAAGTAACCTTAAATTGATGCTCCAAGAGTCTGTTTTGCAGGCAGGACATCTAGCAATCCTGGTGGCTCCAAGGCAGACTCAGTTGCATgccaaaaagagagagataggagTGATGGGTCGTAGCCATGGCCCCCATTGCGCTTGCTCCACTGAGCAGCTTTTATGATTCTACCCAGCACTGCCCACCCTGTGGTCACTGTGGGAAAAGCTCCTTCTGCCAGGACAGCCTGCaaagaaacaaggccttctaggatgtggggaagggaaggaCCAGATGATAACAGTGAGTTGTTTGTTGGAGTTGTTTCATCCCTCACAAGTGTGACACAGGTCTTCAGGGTGAGGCCCAAAACAAACTGAAGGGCAGCAGCAGGTGAGGAGGGGGCTTCACCTGAGCCTGGCCTTATAGGCAAGCAAAGGCAGTTCCACGTGCATGCTTCAAGACAGCCTGCATGACGCTTCCCACGCCACAGCGCCTGCTTGTGATGTGACAGGGTTGTCCTGAACAGACACATGTTCTTAAGACCGTGCACATAGgcctgaagagctggctcagtgggtaagagcacatgttgctcttgtataggatctgagttcagtccccagcacccacacagtgctTCACAACTGGCTGTAGCTTTAGCTCAGAGGATACAGCACTGGCTTCCAGTTGCCTCAGACACCAGGGGTGCAATACGTATAAGCAAGACACTTGTACACAgagaagtaaaacaaacaaacaaacaaaaaacccaccatgcACTTGAGGGCACCAAGCAAATGCCTGATCCTTGTTTATATTAATAGTTCTTAGAGAAGCTGAGTGCTGTCTTAGATCCATGTAAAAGCCTCATGACAGAGCGGTGTTTTCACATGTAAATAGTAATGGGCCCATGAACACACCTACACAGGGGAGCTGGCTGCACTCCACGAGAATTGCCACGAGGTACCTATTACAGTGAAGTCTACAGTTAAAAATGCTGTTCTAGACTATAATCATTTAAAGCCTGGGCAGATATCTATAACctctgaaaatttaaatttaaaactaggTCAGGCACAACTGTGCTGGCTTGTTGCCTTCCCAGCTGCCTAGGAATGTGCGACCAACCTGAGCAACATAGCAAGAGCCTATCATATAAGTATGTAGATGGGTAGATGTACATGAGTATGCGTATAGGTGCTATATAAAGTGCAGAGCCCCACAGCTATGATGCTTCAGACAGCCTCGTACTTGAGACCgaggggggcaggggggagggatgTTAGAGAAGCCCGCCCCACCACACTGAAGCCCCATGTCCCTGCATGCATTGGTCCTTTGGTGTTTGTCCCTCTATTGCAGAAGCTCATTGAGCAGGGGCTGAGTCCCTCCTGTGCCCTGGCGACAGTGCAGTGTTGGCGTGGACATTGTCTAGCAGCTACCAAATGAGTGAGATCTGAAGTTGAAGCAGATGAACATTCTGGTTGTTTGTGGACTGAAATAACCGTGTTTCTATGTTTCTATGCATCCCATTTGTATCTGGATCCTTTTCTACTTCTTGTCTGGATCCCCAGTGTTGTAAAATGACAAACATAACAAACAAGGGGACTCTGGATCTCAGGCACTGCTGCTTTAAACTGGAGTCTTTGTGCCAGAGGGACCGCCTACAACCCATTCCTGACAGCAGGATTGCATTCTGGCCTTCTGGATCCATCACTGTCCCTTCCAGATTACTGTCTCTCATTCCTCTGTCTCTGAGATCCCTTCTGTTTCTAACTCAGGAGGCTCAGAAGGTAAACACAGTTTGTATTTTTCAATTTCcttacagagaaggaaataataaattcatatttgTTCCCAAGAAAAGCCCTGTTGATTAATGATTGTGACAAATTCCAGTTGTATccgaagttttatttatttattttttagacattcctgcctcagctccaagTGCTCAGATCAATGGCTGTGGCTGACTGTTCCAGGATGAAGAAACATCTCTGTCCAAGGTCAGGCACCAGCAACAGGCCAACGAGAAGGTGCCACCTAAACCAGCATTCTCAACATGTAGGTTGTCACTCCCttgggagtcaaatgaccctttcacagggatcaaatattagatatcctgcatgcCAGatgtttacattgtgattcataacaagcaaagttacagttaagtagcaatggaaatagtCTTAggttggggtcagcacaacatgaggaactgtgttaaaggttCACAGCATCTGAGAATCACCACTGGGAATCCAGCTTGCTGCACCAGTGAGTTCATTCAGGTTTCTCACAGGAGCTCAGACAAGGACTCCCAAAAGCTGTACTTCAGAGCCCCATGCCCAACATGTAggagcctcctcttcctcagccaTCATTCACTGCTTTTGCAACCCCAGTGAGGGTTCTGGGGATTCTATAACTTCTTGAGCTTTGAGTTTTCTTGGCTTCCTAAATTTTGAGAGCTTCCCTTCTCACTCCAGGAGGGGTATTTCAATTCATTACATTTGAAactcatgccaggcagtggtggcacatgcctttaatcccagcactcaggaggcagagacaggtggatctttgtgaactggaggctagcctgatctacagagtgagttccaggatggccaggtctacacagagaaatccaatcttgaaaaatatacacacaaaactcTTTagtatctccctccctcctttctttccttccccttctgtctttcttcctctgtccctccccttctccctcatccgtACTCCTGAGCACAAATGTGAATACACAGGTGTCCTGTGCCCACATGTGGAGGTCTGCATAGGATGTCAGGCATCTTCTGTTGTTCTCTGCCCTATCACCTTGAGACGACCTCACAGAAGAGGAAGTTCATCATTCTGCCTGGGCTCCTTAACCAGAAAGCTCTAGGGATCTCCCTGTCTATGCCCAATGCTAGCACTGGGTATGAACAGTGAAGGAAGCCTGGCTTTTTTGTTAGGAATTGGAGGTTTGTACCAGGACTTAATGCTTGCACACCAAGCACTTGTCCAGTGGACAGT
This genomic window from Mastomys coucha isolate ucsf_1 unplaced genomic scaffold, UCSF_Mcou_1 pScaffold12, whole genome shotgun sequence contains:
- the Ifnar1 gene encoding interferon alpha/beta receptor 1; the protein is MLAVVGAAALVLVAGASWELPSAAGGENLKPPENIDIYIIDDNYTLKWSSHRESVGNVTFSAEYQTNIKREDEEANWLKVPECQHTTRTKCEFSLLNTNVYIKTRFRVRAEKGNSTSSWKEADSFIPFYRAHISPPGVRLEAEDKAILVHISPPGQDGNMWALEKPYFSYTIRIWQKSSNNKETINSMSYPEKISELLPETIYCLEVEAIHQSLKNHSNYSAVQCVSTTVANKTPVPENLEVDAQGKSYVLKWNYTSPNMSFRAQWLPGYSRSSSGSHSDKWKSIPTCTNVQTTHCVFSQDTVHTGTFFLRVQASDGNNTSFWSEEKFIDSQIYTHLPPPAITVTPMRDTLLVYVNCQDSFSKCDGLIYEIIFWEDASNTERKLVKEHPEFTLENLRPLTVYCVQARVLTTAPQNKTSKFSETLCKKTHPGRSFMTWIITGFGTVFLFVVALYAGRSLQKYLHYVFFPPLKPPPSIDEFFSEPPSKNLLLLTAEEHTERCLIIENTDTGAGEESHAPEEDLRKYSSQTSQDSGNYSNEEEESVGTESGQAVLSTAPCGSPWSMSCPSGTVEDSTCFLGNEKHLQTQPALHC